The DNA segment TTTTAATCTTATGGTTTACAGCCATAAAGGCGGGATTAAAGCGTTCTACTTGACCAACTTGACCTTTTACCTTATGAATTTTTGCTAACTCTAACAATGCTTCAGCTTCAGGAACTGTATGGGTAATCGGTTTTTCGATAAACAAATGTTTACCTGCCTCAATTACTTGTTTTGCAGCATCAAAATGATATAAAGTAGGCGTTACTACATCGACCATATCACAGGCTTCAATTAAAGCTTCGATAGAAGGGAAACTTTTATAGCCAAATTCAGATTCAACTTTTTCTGAAGCTTCTTTGTCTTTATCGTAAAAACCTACTAGTTCATATTTAGTAGATTGCTCCAGTAATTTTAAATGAATTTTTCCAAGGTGCCCGGCACCTAACACTCCGGCTTTTAGCATCGGCTTTTGTTTTTCACAAAGGTAACAGTTTTCGGGCGAACATACGAAGTGGGTTGCCTATTTAGGTTTTTTTTGAGAAAAGTTAAAGTTAATAAATAGCTCTTAGAGGTTTTTTCTCCTCCTAATTAATTTTTAACGCTTTAACTATCTTTTTCTTCAGAAGAACTGTTTCGATTGTTTTTTATGTTTTCTGAACGATTTGAAATATCAACACGGGTTCTAGAAAGATAGAGTCCATCTTCTAATTGGCAGATATACGCTATTAGCTTTTCGCGTAATGCACAATGCAATTGCCAAGTAGTTTTGGCATCTTTTGCACTACAGAGTGCCCGTATTTTTACAGATTCTTCGGTCATATCGACTACTTCAACCACAGCGGGATTGTCTTCATCCCAATCTTCTTCGGCTTCGAGCATTTTTTCAAACTCAGAGCGTATTTTTGAAACATCCACCCGATAGTCTGCAAATAGGTAAATAGGACGTATTTGATGCGAACTGGTCATAGACCAATTTTCAAAAACTTCTGAAATGACAAACTTTAAAGGCACAACCAAGCGTCTTAAATCCCAAGTTCTTACTACCATATAAGTAAAACCGATCTCTTCTACATATCCCCAGTCATCTTCTATAATAACCGTATCGCCAATTCGAACGGGCTTGGTAATGGCAATTTGTAGGCCGGCAATAATATTTCCTAAGGTGTTTTGCGCTGCAATACCTAAAATTACAGTGGCTACCCCGGCTGACGCCAATAACGAGATCCCTACTTTTTCTAAGGCTCTAAATTGCGAAATGATAATATACCCTCCAATAACAACTACTAAAAAGGTAACGATACGGCGAGCAACCGAAATATAGGTAAGCATTTTACGGGCTTCTTCGTTTTCCTCTTCTGAAACATCACCAATTTTATTTTCGGCAATATAAGTCATTAAATAATCTACAAAACTTGTTATAAACCAAGTAATAGAACCAATTATGAGTATAATTAAGCTGGTATAAACAATATTGGCAAACCCTCCAGAAAGTGAAATGAGATTATCGAGTAGAATGTAAAAAAACAAGGTTCCAAATAAAATACCGGCAGGTCGAGCTAGCTTATCGGCAATGGATTTAATCCAAGGGCGTTTAGATTTTCGCAGTATTTTTCTCAATAAATACGTTACAAATTTTCCAAAAAACCAAGCGATAAATAATAAAAGAAGTATTCCAAAAAATTTCCAGACTTGAAATCCTAAAAAATGTACTCGAGACCATTCAGGCATCATTTTGTCTAGCTTTCGTGGTCCATATTCTTCGTATAAAGGCTCAATGTTTTCCACTGTATTAGCTGAAATAAGCCAAAGAGCCCCATATTCTTCAAATCGAATACGCTGAACGCGCATCACAATATCACGTTCGTTTAATTGTATTTCACCAAAAACAACACTTCTTCTAGGTTTTCCGGCAATAGCCTTATTGGTGGATGTACTAATATCAATTTGTCCGTCGGGACGATCAGAAAGTCCATCCCAATCAATACTCACACGCTGGTTAATGACAAAATATAGTTTTTCAGCTAAAATTGCTGCGTCTTTTTTTGTGACGTTTTGAGGTAATAAGTTTAGATTTAGAGCATAGAGAGCTTCTTCATACTTTCCGCTTCGTGATTTTAAAATAAAATGTTCTAATGCGGCTTGTGGAGTTCTTAAATTATATTGTTTTGGAGGTAAGCCTACTTGCTCATTAAGTCTATTAACACGGTAATAGGCTTCATTATAATCAGTGTAAGGATTTGAAGAATAGTAGGCACTATCATTTATTACACGTTTTTTACTTGGTAATTTACTTTCGTTTACGGGTTGTACTGAGTCTTGCTCAGATTGCGCGTAACCGTGCGAAATTCCTAAAATAAAGAAACCTAAAAGTAGTGTGAGGAAGGGTAACAATTTTTTCATTACCCTAAAAATACTGAAAAAGAACCGCACCTAAAATCATTTAACCTTTTTTAGACTCCTGAAACGTTCTAAAAGAGTTGGATGCGAGTAATGCATAAATACATACGCCGGATGCGGAGTTAAGTTACTTAAACTGTTTTTAGACAATTTTTTTAGTGCTGAAATAAGCGGTGCAGCACTAAAAGTGTTTTTTGCATAATTATCTGCTTGGTATTCAAATTTTCGGGATAGATAATTCATTAGTAAACCGGTTACTTCTGAAACCGGCGTATATAAAACACCAAAAGCTATTAACCCAATATGAAAAGAGGGTTGCGAAACATTTAATGCCTCAGAAAGTAATGGACTACCAATAAAAAGAGATAATATCCAAAGTGTAAAACCAGTAGTTAGAATAGAAGCAAAGAGGTTAATGATAATGTGATTTTTCTTATAATGACCTACCTCGTGTGCCAAAACAGCTACAATTTCGTCGTCTTCTAAATCATTAATTAACGTATCATAGAGAGTAATCCGTTTCTCTTTTCCGAAGCCTGAAAAATAGGCGTTTGCTTTCGTGCTACGTTTAGAGCCATCAATTACAAAAATCTTGTCTAATGTAAAGCCAACCGTATTAGCATATGTCTCAATTTTTGAACGTAAGGAGCCTTCTTGTAATGGGGTTTGTTTGTTAAACAACGGAACAATTAATCGTGCGTAAAACAAGTTCATAAACAGAGCAAAAACCGTTATAATTGCCCAAGTCCATACCCAAAAATAACTGCCAGTAGATTGATAAACCCAAATAATGGCACTTAGTAAAGCCCCGCCAATAATAGCCATCATAAACCAGCCTTTTAATTTATCTAAAAAGAAAGTTGCTTTGGTCGTTTTATTGAAGCCAAACTTTTCTTCGATTACAAAGGTGTTGTAATACCCAAAAGGCGTCATAACTATATCACTCGCAAATAAAATAATTCCGAAGAAAATTAATGCCACTAAAATTTCATTGTCTGAAATAGAACGGGCAATGCCATCTACGTATGCAAAGCCATTTAAAAAGAAAAATAAAAAAGTGCCTATAATTGAAATAAACGCTGTTAAAAGGCCGAAACGGTATTTCTCTTTTTTGTACGCTTGCGATTTTTTGTATTCCGCTTCATCATACACATCATCGATTTCTGAAGGAAGGGCATCGTTAAAATGCTTCGCGTTTAACGCATCAAGTAGTTGGTCAATTATAAAATTGATAACCAAAATGGCGATAATGATGTAAAATAAAGTTTGTGGGGACATACATTTAAAGTATAAAAAAGGAGGATTAATTATTTAAACGGTCGTTGTCTTATTGCTTTATAAACCTGATTTCGGTACATTTTTTTTAGTTTCACTTCAAAAAAATACTCAATCGACGGTTTTTTTACTTTTAAATTAAATTTTGAGTGCTATACAAATTTTCGCTGTCTTTTGGCCTCAAAGATAAGGATTCCTGCTGCTACTGAAACATTCATACTATCAATCTCTCCTTGCATGGGGATGATGATATTTTGTGTGCTGTGTTGCAGCCACTCCTTCGAAAGGCCTGTGGCTTCAGTGCCTACAACTATTGCTGAAGCTTGAGTGTAATCTTGACTATAATACATTTCAGAAGCTTGAAGTTCGGCGCAATAGATTGAAATATTGTTTTCTTTTAAAAATGAAATAATTTCGGTTGTACTCCCTGTGGCAATGTTATTAGTAAATACACAGCCCACGCTACTTCTAATGATGTTTGGATTGTATAAATCTGTTTTCATATCGGCAATTATTACGCCGTCTAAGTTCGCCGCATCGGCTGTACGGAGCAATGCTCCAATATTTCCAGGTTTTTCGGTGGCTTCGGCGACTAAAATAAGTGGCTTTTTAGAAGAAAAAGTGAAACTATCCAACGTGTGTTGTTTGGCTTCGGCAATGGCAAGGATACCTTCAGTTGAATTTCGGTAGGCGAGTTTATCGTATATTTCAGTTGAAATTTCTACAAAATTTGTTTCGCTGTTGCTGAGGTCTTTGATTACATACAAATCTTCTTCAGCTATTATTTCCGAAGAAAAAAGTACGGTTTTTAACCTGCAGTTTCCTTTTATAGCCAACGTAATCTCTCGATGCCCTTCAATAGTAAATAGTCTGTTTTTTTTGCGTTCCCGTGATTTTGATTGGAGCAAAGCAAACTCTTTAATTAGAGGGTTTTGAAGGCTTGAAATGTATTTTTCCATAACACAAAGATACGATGTGAACAATTCAATTGATTTATAATATTGAAAATTTCATAAAGGTTTCTCAATTTATCTCGACTACTGGAACAGCTTTATTATATTTAATAAAATTAAAACCAATCTAATTATGAAAAAACTACTTTCAATTGCAGTGCTACTTGTTTTATTTGTTGCTTGTAAAGATGCAGTAAAGGAAACCACTGAAGAAGTTCACGGGAAAGAAAATGCTTCTGAACAATCAACTGAAGCCACCATGGATTCTTCTGAAGAAAATATGGCGATGTCCTATCCATCTGAGCTTACAAACGTTTTTAAAGCACACGGCGGAATGGGTACTTGGAATAAAATGAACAATCTTTGTTTTGAAATGAATGGAAAGAGTGGAAAAGAAGTACATACCACAACATTAAAAGACCGTCGTTCAAAAATTGAAAACGATAATTGGTCCATTGGGTATGATGGAAGTGATGTATGGTTGCAAGAAAAGGAAGAAAATGCATATGAAGGTAACGCTCGTTTTTACCATAATCTAATGTTTTACTTTTATGCAATGCCTTTTGTTTTGGGTGATGAAGGGATAAATTATGAAATAGTGCAGCCTACAGAATTGGATGGTGAGATCTATAATGCAATTAAAATTTCATATAATGCAGGAATAGGAGATTCACCAAAAGATGAATATATACTTTTTATTAACCCCGATACCGATACCATGGAATGGTTAGGATACACAGTAACGTTTAAGGAAAACCAAAGAAGCGATAATTGGAAATTTATTAAATACGATCAATGGGAGAAAGTTAATGGTTTATTGTTGCCTAAAAAATTGACTTGGTATAACGTGAAAGATGGGAAACCAACGAACGAACGTAATGACCTTCTATTTAATAAAATAATCGTAACTGAAACACAATTAGAGGATTCGGTTTTTGCAAAGCCAGAAGGTGCAAATGTGGTAAATAGGTAATTGTAAAATGTACTTAATACTAAAAAAGTAGCTTGGAAAAGCTACTTTTTTAGTATTTGCACTTTAAAAAGTTTGTCCCAATATTTTCCAGTAATATATAAAATGTCTTTTTCGCCTTTATAGGCAATACCGTTTAATACATTTAAATCTGGGTGCTGTGTTACTTTGTCTTGTAATCCGTTAAGGTCAATAACGCCTTCAACGGCTCCATTTTCTGGATTTATAATAGCTATGGAAGATTGTTCCCATACATTAGCATATATTTTACCTTCTACCCATTCCAGCTCGTTTACTTTTGGGATTCGGCTTGTATGCGTATACAACTCAATATAGTCTGTTTCGGCTAAGGTCTCAGGGTTTAATATCCATATTCTTTCAGTTCCATCACTTTTATAAATTTTAGAATCGCTGTGGCATAACCCCCAACCTTCTTTGCTATTCTCATATACAAAACTACCGGTTCGTTCTAAGGTGTTTTCATCATAAATAAACCCTTTGTTCGCTTGCCATGTAAGTTGGTAAACTTTATTGTTCAAGATGGTTAACCCCTCTCCAAAGTACTGACTGTCTAATTCTACTTGTTGTAATACTTCACCTGTTTTATAATTGGTTTTTCGTAAGGTAGATTGACCACGTTTTCCAGTGCTTTCATATAAGGTGTCGCCTTCAAACTCTAAACCTTGTGTAAAAGCGTTAACATCGTGCGGATATGTTTCCAATAATTTATAGGTGTATAATTCAGGTTTTTTTGAAGCAAGTAGCGTAAACTCGGCTTCAGTGTTATATTGCTCTCCGTCAGCATGAATAGTAGCTTTTAGCTGGTCTTTACCTAGCTTTTGGCTTTGCAGCGAGATAGTTTTTTTGGTATTCTTTTTTGAAACCGCTATTTTTTTATTTCGAAGAGTATAAACTACAGAATCTATTTCGATACCCTCTTTGTTTTGTATTGAGACCGATAGGTTATCTGATGGCTTATATGCTTTTTGGGAATTCTCTATTTTTAGAGAAAATGGGTTTTTTTCTGTTCCTGGGTTATTGCCGCAGGAAGTTATAATCAATGCTAAAAGTATAGCGACGAATAACTTAGGTGACTTCATTATGTATATTCTATTTTAATGTAGGGTAAAAGTAAAAAATCATCGTTAAAAACTATTGTTAAATATGTAAAACTACGTATCTTTGCAGCGGCAAGTCCTACACAACCAGCTCCTGTTGAATCCCCCAGGGCGGGAACGCAGCAAGGGTAAACGGTCGTAGCGGTGTGATGTAGGTAGCTTGCCATTTTTTATGCGCTAAAGTCAAGGAAAATTACCTTCCCATTTCCAACGATTAACTCCCATCAATCCTATTATCATTAAACGAAGATGGTAACAGCTTCGGGATAAACTTGATTAGTAAAGGTAATAAGATGGTACCCCCTGGTAACAAGAAGACTGTTAATGACGGGATGGTTTTGCATATATCTAGCAACTGTGTTTTTACCTTTTGTTTTTCTTCCACAGAAAGATCCCTTGTTGTAGATTTACCTAATAAAACAACTAGCTCACCACTTTCCTCCAGTTCTTGTTGTAATCTTTTTTTATTACGAAGGATAAGCAGTTTTACAGTTGCTGAAGATTGACGATACAAGTGTTTTACGGGGTGTTCATATTCAAATAGTTGTATTTTTTTGGCGTGTGCTGCTGAAAAGTTTCGTAAATCGTCCAAGCTTTTTTGTACATCTTCACCGGTAAACTGAAGTTGACTTGCTAATTGCTGTAAAAATTGAAATTCTGTAGTATCAACCTCTCCATCATCCCAAACAGCCAAGCAGCATAGATCTAGCAAATATTTTTTGGTGAGAAAATCTTTATCCAAAAAAAAACTAAAACTTTTAAAAGTCTTTTCTTCGCTATCAGTTGTCTTTTCTTCAAGATATTCAGATGAAGATTCAAAGAGTTCTAATAACAAAGAGTCGTATTTGCTTTTCTTTCTTTTAGATTTCAGCGCTAATAAACAAGAGGAAATTAAGTTTTTTTCCAAGTTTTGTGCTTCCTCCTTAATAGTGTCCGGTTCCTTTAGGTATTTTTTAAAACAAAGTACATCAATAAATAATAACGCATACGTTAATAAAGAAGCAGCATCTTTTTTGGATAGAAAAGTGTTTTCCTGTAAGCGGGAATCCATTATTTTTTCAAGGGTTGCTGTTTCAGAACTGGAAATAGAAAATCGTTTAAGCCATCCTTTTTTTTGTTTGTCAAGCTGTTTATAGAAAGAAATGATAGCGTTAACAGCTTCATTATAATTAGTGCTGCTTTTTTCTACACTATATATATGTAATAAAGAGTGAAGTAAATTTACTTTACCATATTCTTCTTTAGTCAGTGTTAAATAGGTTAATGGCTCAGGTGAAAGGCTCTTAACCGGTATTCCGTATATAAACCCTGATTTTTTCAATGTATCGTAAAATACTTCGGAAGAAGTAAAGTGCATTTTGTTTTCTTCTGAAGAGAAGATGTATATGAATTTTGATATCCAGCCTGATGCAGAGGGGTTCATTTTTTCTTTTTTTAGATTAACACAAAATTAACAGCTATGATAAAACCGTAGCAGTAATTTAAGCGTAAATGTAATAGAACATAAATTAATCGATAAAAAAACAATCATGAAAAAAACAAAGATTTTTGCAGCAATTGGTGGAGTAGGCATAGCCGTACTCGCCATATTTTTAATCGCTGCCGACCACATTGACTCACCTTCGGTGGCAGGTACAACGACGGATATTGCAGATTTGTATGCCTTTGAGGGCAGCAATGCAGACAATACAGTTTTAATTGCAACCCTTCAAGGTCCTTTAGCACCAGGTGATGTAACCAATAATGCATCTTTTGATGAAAATGTATTGTTAGAATTCAATATTGATAACACAGGTGATTTTAAAGAAGACTTGGTAATACAAGCTATAAAAAGAGGAGACTCTATGTACTTTTTTGGTCCTGTAGCTCCAGAAACACAGGGGCTTAGCAGTACTGTGGCAACTTCTGGTCCAAAACATAGTGTGAAAATTTCAACATCAAGCGAAGTTGAAGTTACAGACAGTGATGGAATGAAGTTTTTCGCAGGTCCTAGAAGAGATGGATTTTTCTTTGACTTTAACCGCTTTAATCAAGTAATTGGTGGGGAAGTAGCTCCAGAAGGATTTTTACCTCCAGGAGAAGCTAGTGACTTTTTTGAAAACGTAAATGTTTTAGCTATATCTGTAGAAGTGCCTAACTCTATGTTGGGAACAGCTCCACCACACGTAGGAGGAGCAGTAGGAATTGATGGACTTCCACCAGCCTACAATGTATGGGTATCAGCAAAAAGAAGACAATAAAATAACATAACAATAAAAACAAAACAAGATGAAAATATATAAATTAAGTATGGTATTTATTGCTATGTGTGCATCCTTACTGTTTGTACAATGTAGCGATGATGACGATAACGTTATAGATTTACAAACCTGTAACGATGGAATTCAAAATGGATCTGAAACAGGAGTTGATTGCGGTGGAACTGCTTGTGAGCCTTGTGCAGATGGTGAAATTAATTTTTCAGGAACCTTTATGCAAGAAGACATAATGGGACGCCCAGGTATAAACACAGTATTTAGTGGTACCGATGAAGTAAAAAATAACTTTAATACCACCACTGTAACAGGTAGAGCTGACTTTACACCAATTTTTGAAAATACATTGGAAACTTACCACGATGTTTACGCTGTATCATTAGGATTAGATCCTGAAGATGTAAACTATGTGCCTAATATTTTAGGTTTAGATGCGACAACTTTTGCGACAGTATTGTCTCAATTTGACGCCTTACAAGTTGCACCAAATGCACAGACCGTGTATTTTGATCCTTCAACCGGAGTAGCATTAACCGGAAGAAACATTAATGACGATGTTATTGATATATCGTTGATATTAATGTTTGGTGGAGGAGACCTAAACAACCTTAACTTTGATGGTACCGATGGCTCGCCACTTTTAATTAGTGACAGCGTAGGTTTTGGAGATCGTCAAGTAGTTGACTTCCCTTATTTGGAAACTCCAAATTAAAAAGTAACTTTAGAGTTGAAAAAAGAAAAGGGCAATTTATTGCTCTTTTCTTTTATATAACAGTTTTATCACTACTTTGAAGTATTAAATTAACAGATTAAATAAAAAACTAATGAAAAAGATACTAATTTTATTTGCGCTTTGTGCCTTTTTCTCTTGTGATGAGAAAAAAGAAAGTAAAAATGACACCGCAAAAATAACACATAAGGAAGATTATAATAAATACCTTTCCACCAATGATAATTCGGCTTATAAAGCTGCTCTTTCAGAAAAAGATTTTTGGAACAAGCGATTGGCAGCAGATAGCAGTGGAGTAGGGGATTTAGGCCCTTTAGCTGGAGGTTATTCAGCTTTATTTGCTGCTACGGGTAATGTAGAAAACTTACAAAAAGCAGAAAAATTACAAAAAAAAGCCATAGAAATATCAGCAACTAATAAAGATGGTTATACCCGTGCTTTGGCAAAGACTTATATTTCACAACATAGGTTTAAAGAGGCCAAACAAATTTTGGAAGAAAGTTATAAAGGTGTTTCGAATAAACACGAAACTGAATTCATGCTTTTTGATGTTTACATGGAACTAGCAGAATATAATAAAGCATATGAAATGCTTAATAAAGTAAAAAATAATGGTGATTATAACTACTTAATTAGGGTATCTAAGTGGAGTGATTACAAAGGTGATCTAGATGCAGCTATTAAATATATGGAGAAAGCTAAAGCAATAGCAGAATCTGGTGGAAATAAGTCATTGAAAGTTTGGAGTTATAGTAACATAGCCGATTTTTACGGCCACGCAGGCAGAATTGATGACGCGTATGCTTATTATCTAAAAACATTAGAGCTTGAACCAGATAATGCATATGTAAAAAAAGGATTGGCTTGGATAGCCTATTCGTATGAGAAAGATACCAAAGAGGCAAACCGCATTCTAGACTCAGTAATGGTAAACCATAAATCACCTAATTACTATTTGCTTAAAGCAGAAATGGCAGAATTTAATAACAATCAAGAACAAGTTGAGGCGAACCAAGAGAAATTTACCGATATGGTTTCAGACTCCTTGTATGGTGGAATGTACAATACTTATTTAATTGAACTATACGCCGATACAAACCCTGAGAAAGCACTTACTCTGGCTAAAAAAGAAATAAACAATCGCGCTACACCAGAAACTTATACACTTTTAGCATTGGCACAATTAAAAAATGAAAATAAAGAAGATGCTTTACAAACTATTGAAACATATGTAGAAGGTAAAACCTTCGAGCCAAATGCACAATATGTTTCGGCTATGGTATATAAAGCAAATGGCATGCAAGACAAGGTAAAACCCCTAAAAGAAGAGCTTTCTGGTGCTTCTTATGAGCTAGGTCCAGTTTTATCAAAAAAAATAGCACAATTATAAAACCGTAACCCGCTAATCCTCGTACATATATGTAGAAAGGTTGATCATCTATAGAGGACTATGGGATCAACAACTGGTTATGCCGGTTTTTTCAGAGTTTTTTTGTTAGTTAAGCACCTTCTATACTTTTATAGAGGGTGCTTTTAGTTTTTACAAATTATTCCGTCTTGTGAAATTTTCTTTCCTTCATTTGTAGTAATAGTGGCAGTATAAAAAAGACAATTATGCTCAATCTTTATTTTAGAAACTATAATTCCATTATTTTCATTAATCCATTTTTTCCCTTCGTCTAACTCATATTTTGAAGAATCATAAGTAAGTCTATACGTACAATCGTCTATCCACTCAATTTTTTCATATTCAGGATTTCCGCTTCCAATTTCGTTTATCCATTCAATCTGGGTATTTTCTTCTCGAATAACTATATACTTTTTTATGATAGAATCTCTTTCAGGGGTATATTCCGAAATGCTATCATTTGAAACTATTGTATACTTTGCCATTTCTTTTGTTTCAGGAATATAAAACTGCCCAATTTTAAAATCAGCACATGTTAATTCCTGTGCAGTTGTAGTGATGCTGATTAATAAAATTGAAAAAATCAATAATGCTATTTTTTTCATATAATTACCTTGAATACTACTTACTCAATAATGGTTATTCCTCCAATCATTTCTAGATTGGTTGGTTTTTCAAACCAGCTTTCCATAAAATCAAAATTTTCTCTGCTTACTTCAAATTCGAAAGTTGATCCTTTTTCTTTATTTCTTTTCATCACTCTATTTAGTCGAGTGGTTTTTGGAATATCTAGAAAATGTGTTGTCAATTCATAGCCGTTCAAATCTGCAAATTTTCTGAATTTTTCACGGTGCTCAAATTTAGAAAATCCTAAATCCAGAATAGAATCGGTTTTTGAGTTTTCCAACTGCTCAACTAAAGTCAGAATCACTTCTTCAGCTCTATCAATTCTTTCGAGAAACCATTCCAACCCGTCATCGGGTTTTTTGTCAGCGAGAAATAAAGTGTTATTCCAAGTATCAATTGAAAAAATAATTCCGTTTGTCTTTCTTTTCAATTGAGTTGCGTAGGTTGTTTTTCCAGAACCTGTATTTCCAAGTATAAGGTGAATCATTTTTGCTTGGTTCAAATTAGGGTAACGAATATAAATATTTAACAATTACTCTCATCTGGAAAACATAAAAACCTTATCCAAAGCGGATAAGGTTTTTAATGGTTTTAATAAATAGTTTTCTTGTTTAAAGTGTTACCTCACCTAATGTATACAATTGATCCATTGTAGGGGTTTCACTTCCGCCTTCAGGCTCTAAGGTAATACCAAAGGCTTCGGTTGCGGCTACTTGTCCCATATCAATCCTGAAAAGTAAAGTTTCAGACTCAGAATAGGTATCAAGCAAGCCAACACTTGTTGGGGTCAAGGGTTGCATGGTTAAAGACCATACTTGATATACTTTACCACGTGGCGGTTCTGGTAAGCCTGAGGCATCTATATATGCAATTTTATCTTTTTTGTTTACATATACCTTGGCGTAGGCCTGTGGTGCCACTGCTTGATTACCCGGTAAGGTGTAGCTATTATATTCTTTAGATCTTACAATGTCTAATACATCGTTGGCCTCTGCTAATTGGCTTTCAGCCTTTTCAGCGTTTTCTTCTAAAACTATATTTTGAGTGGTAGTGTACTGAACTCGGTCTTGAAGATCATTTTTCTCTTTAAGCATCCAAAAAATACCTGCAAGTGCCAATATGGTAGCAGCCCAACCAGTAATTGCTCCCCAATTGGTTGAAGGTTTTCTATCTGAAAGTGATCTAACTTTTCTAATATTATCAAGTATTTGTGACCAAATAAGGGCAGAGAGCGGTGGTGAAACAGCTTCAGCCAATGTAATCACGCTATCCTCTATTAATTCTACTTGCTCTTTTACTTCAGGGTGTGTTTCAATGGCATCCTCCACTTCACTGGATTCTTCAACAGAAAGTGATCCAGCGACATACAGTTCTAAATTACCTGATTCTATAAGTTCTTGTGCGTTCATATTATCCTAATACAATTGTTTTTAAATCCTGCATACATTTTCTGTTGCGGGTTTTTAAAGTTCCTAACGGAATATCTATTTCTTTCGCTGCGTCCTTTTGAGTGTATCCTTTAAAGATTAAAAAATCTATTATTTTGATACAAGCAGGTTTCAATGCGTCCAAGTATTTCTTGATCCCTATAGCATTTGTTTTTTTGTTTAGGTTATCAGACGTAGCTAATATATCTACGAAATTAGTGGTGCTTAGGTTTTTCTTTGAGTTTTTATATGCCTTAGAACGAGTTTTATCTATTGCTGTATTCCTTGCAATATTGAGTATCCACGTAAAAAACCGACCTTTTTTAATGTTGTACGATTTTGAGTTGTCCCAAATCTTGATAAATACATCTTGCATAACTTCTTCTGCATCTCCTTCATCAAGTACAATACTATAAATGATACCGAATAAAGCTTCGGAGTACATAGTATAAAGTTTAGAAAAGGCTTTTTCATTTCCATCTTGCATGGAAATAATTAGTTCGTCTGGTTGTTTCATTGTTTAGTTTTGTGTCTATGCTAAAATAAAGAAATATTTTTGATATTTTAATTATTTAAGTGGATTTTGGACTTGTGTCAAC comes from the Marixanthomonas ophiurae genome and includes:
- a CDS encoding mechanosensitive ion channel domain-containing protein — protein: MKKLLPFLTLLLGFFILGISHGYAQSEQDSVQPVNESKLPSKKRVINDSAYYSSNPYTDYNEAYYRVNRLNEQVGLPPKQYNLRTPQAALEHFILKSRSGKYEEALYALNLNLLPQNVTKKDAAILAEKLYFVINQRVSIDWDGLSDRPDGQIDISTSTNKAIAGKPRRSVVFGEIQLNERDIVMRVQRIRFEEYGALWLISANTVENIEPLYEEYGPRKLDKMMPEWSRVHFLGFQVWKFFGILLLLFIAWFFGKFVTYLLRKILRKSKRPWIKSIADKLARPAGILFGTLFFYILLDNLISLSGGFANIVYTSLIILIIGSITWFITSFVDYLMTYIAENKIGDVSEEENEEARKMLTYISVARRIVTFLVVVIGGYIIISQFRALEKVGISLLASAGVATVILGIAAQNTLGNIIAGLQIAITKPVRIGDTVIIEDDWGYVEEIGFTYMVVRTWDLRRLVVPLKFVISEVFENWSMTSSHQIRPIYLFADYRVDVSKIRSEFEKMLEAEEDWDEDNPAVVEVVDMTEESVKIRALCSAKDAKTTWQLHCALREKLIAYICQLEDGLYLSRTRVDISNRSENIKNNRNSSSEEKDS
- a CDS encoding M48 family metallopeptidase; amino-acid sequence: MSPQTLFYIIIAILVINFIIDQLLDALNAKHFNDALPSEIDDVYDEAEYKKSQAYKKEKYRFGLLTAFISIIGTFLFFFLNGFAYVDGIARSISDNEILVALIFFGIILFASDIVMTPFGYYNTFVIEEKFGFNKTTKATFFLDKLKGWFMMAIIGGALLSAIIWVYQSTGSYFWVWTWAIITVFALFMNLFYARLIVPLFNKQTPLQEGSLRSKIETYANTVGFTLDKIFVIDGSKRSTKANAYFSGFGKEKRITLYDTLINDLEDDEIVAVLAHEVGHYKKNHIIINLFASILTTGFTLWILSLFIGSPLLSEALNVSQPSFHIGLIAFGVLYTPVSEVTGLLMNYLSRKFEYQADNYAKNTFSAAPLISALKKLSKNSLSNLTPHPAYVFMHYSHPTLLERFRSLKKVK
- a CDS encoding TrmH family RNA methyltransferase, producing the protein MEKYISSLQNPLIKEFALLQSKSRERKKNRLFTIEGHREITLAIKGNCRLKTVLFSSEIIAEEDLYVIKDLSNSETNFVEISTEIYDKLAYRNSTEGILAIAEAKQHTLDSFTFSSKKPLILVAEATEKPGNIGALLRTADAANLDGVIIADMKTDLYNPNIIRSSVGCVFTNNIATGSTTEIISFLKENNISIYCAELQASEMYYSQDYTQASAIVVGTEATGLSKEWLQHSTQNIIIPMQGEIDSMNVSVAAGILIFEAKRQRKFV
- a CDS encoding DUF6503 family protein gives rise to the protein MKKLLSIAVLLVLFVACKDAVKETTEEVHGKENASEQSTEATMDSSEENMAMSYPSELTNVFKAHGGMGTWNKMNNLCFEMNGKSGKEVHTTTLKDRRSKIENDNWSIGYDGSDVWLQEKEENAYEGNARFYHNLMFYFYAMPFVLGDEGINYEIVQPTELDGEIYNAIKISYNAGIGDSPKDEYILFINPDTDTMEWLGYTVTFKENQRSDNWKFIKYDQWEKVNGLLLPKKLTWYNVKDGKPTNERNDLLFNKIIVTETQLEDSVFAKPEGANVVNR
- a CDS encoding glutaminyl-peptide cyclotransferase, producing MKSPKLFVAILLALIITSCGNNPGTEKNPFSLKIENSQKAYKPSDNLSVSIQNKEGIEIDSVVYTLRNKKIAVSKKNTKKTISLQSQKLGKDQLKATIHADGEQYNTEAEFTLLASKKPELYTYKLLETYPHDVNAFTQGLEFEGDTLYESTGKRGQSTLRKTNYKTGEVLQQVELDSQYFGEGLTILNNKVYQLTWQANKGFIYDENTLERTGSFVYENSKEGWGLCHSDSKIYKSDGTERIWILNPETLAETDYIELYTHTSRIPKVNELEWVEGKIYANVWEQSSIAIINPENGAVEGVIDLNGLQDKVTQHPDLNVLNGIAYKGEKDILYITGKYWDKLFKVQILKK